GCTCGGGCAGACGCAGTCCCGGCTGGCGTCGTGGCAGTCGGCGATGTTCCTGGAGTTCCTCGGTGCGTCCAAGCTGTCCGCGGACGAGTCGATCGAGGTCGCGGGCCTGCTGCTGCCCGCGATGGAGCGGCTGCAGACGTACGTCTGGCGCCGGCACCTGGCCGCGGCGGCCGGGCGGGCGGTGGCGGGGTCCGACGAGCTGGCGCGCGGCGTGCGGGCGGTCGGGTTCGCGGACATCGTCAGCTACACACGCCTGACGCGGCGGCTGACCGAGTCCGAGCTCGGGGAGCTGATCGAGAAGTTCGAGGGTACGGCCGCCGACGTGGTCGCGCTGAACGGCGGCCGGGTGATCAAGTCGATGGGCGACGAGGTGCTGTTCGTGGCCGACACCGCCGCGCAGGGCGCCGCGGTCGCGCTCGCGCTGCAGGACGCGGTGAACGCCGACGAGGACCTTCCCGAGCTGCGGATCGGGCTCGCGTACGGCACGATCCTGATCCGGCTCGGCGACGTGTACGGCGAGGTGGTCAACCTGGCCGCCCGTCTCACCACGGAATGCAAACCCGGCCGGGTCCTCGCCGACCGCGAACTCGCCGCAGCCCTTGACGGCCACACGTCGTACGCCATCCACCGCCTCCGCCGCGTCGCCGTCCGCGGCTACCGCCATTTGGTCCCGTACGCGATCCAGCGCGCGGACTGAACTACGGTTCGGTCTGTGCGGGAGATCAAGACGCCGGCTGAGCTGGAGCTGGTGAGTGCGGGCGACCCGATGATCGGCTGGGCGGCTCAGGGTTTCGCCGCCGGTGTCCGGGCCTGGTGTGCGGGATCCGCGGTGGCGGTCGCGTCACCGGACGTGTCGAAACATGATCGGCTCGCGGTGATCGGCCCGGTCGACGACGCGGTGCGGTTGACCGCCGACGTGCTCGCCGAGGTCGGTCCGACGTACCGGCCGTTCGGTGACGAGGCGCTGATCCGTGAGCTGGCGGAGCGGGTGCCGGGGGTGAGGTTCTCGGCGTCGTTCGGGTGGATGGACGCGGACACGCTCCCGGACCTCACCACGACGGCTGCCTGGCTGGACGATGACTCCGGCCTCGAAGCGTTGCTGATCGAGGCGTCGCCCTCGTCGTACGCGTGGCCCGGGCAGTCCGGCGTACGGCGATGGGCTGCTGTGACGGGCTCAGACGGTGAGCTGTTGAGTATCGCCGCGGATGCGTGGAGCGCGCCCGAGGTCGGGTTCCTCGCCGGGGTCGCGACGCATCCTGTTGCCCGGGGCAAGGGGCTGTCGCGGCAGGTGTGCGGGTTCGTGACCGCCGAGCTGGTCAAGCGCCACGGGCGAGTCGGGCTGATGGTGGACGGCGACAACGCGCCCGCGATCAAGGTCTACGAACGCCTGGGCTACACGTACCGCCGGGTCGCGGCGGCGTCAGTACGCTCCTAGAGCCGTCCGCTCGTCGTCGGTGACCGGGCGGATCCACAGCACGCCCGGAGCCTCGGACGCAACCATCCTGGGCAGAATCGTGCGCAGCAGGTCGATCGGCGGCGTCTGTGGCTGCGTCTGACGGGCCGCGCCGTACTGCTCGAGCACCCGGGCCAGGTCGAGTGCCAGGCGGTTGGTGTGCAGGCTCGGATCGGGTGCGCCGACGGTGGCGTCGACCAGGCCGTCACCGTTCCAGGACGCGAGGGTGACGCGCCGGTCCGGGTGCTGCATCAGCACGTCCATCACCAGATCGGCGAACGCGGACGTGTCCATCCCGTCCACGCCCTCGTCGGGGAACCAGTCGTGCCGCAGGTGCAGCACCCCCGGCTGCTCCTTGTCAGCGCACTCGTCGAGCAACCGGCCGACCGAGCTCATCGGGTACGACACCGCATCCGGGCCGAGGGCAACGAACCGCTGTGCCAGCAGGTAGAGCGAGATGACGGTGTACGGCGCGAACAGCGTGACCTCGGCGTGCTCGCTGTGCACGGCGATCGGGCCGTCCTTGCTTTTGTGGTACGACTGCAGCCCCTCCATCAGGGCCTTCTCCTGCTGCTCGGTGAGCTGGCTTTCCCATTCCCACTTGCGCAGCACTGCGAAGTCCTCGTCGGTGTTCAGGTCGTCGTCAGGGCCGGTCGACGCCCACCACAGCACTAGACCGACAACGACTATGGCGACGGCGGCGATGACACCGAGAATCCACACGAGCGAGTACCTCACAGAGCAGGGGCGGGCAGCGAAGCCAGTCACCCTAGTCCGCGCGTCGGGTCACCTGGTCGGCTTCGCGGTGACCGTCGCGCCCGGTGTTCCAGTGGGCTTGGCCGTGGTCGGGACGACGCTCGGTGTGCTGCTCGCGGTCGGGCCGGCACTTGGTGTGGGCGACGTCGTCCGGGTGGCCGGGGCGGGTGGTGGGACGAACGGCGCCTTGGTGGTGTCCTTGCAGTTGTCCGGGCCGATGTCGCCGTTCTCGTCGGGGACGATCACGGCCTGCGGGAACAGGTTGCTGGTGGTGTCCCGCGCCTCCTGGCCGTAGTTGGTCGCGCAGTCCTGCAGTTCCATGCTGATCGGCTTGCCGTCCTGGTCGTACAGCCGGACCGCCACCTGCTTGCCCTGGGCATCGAACGGGTAGATGTTCGAGACCGTGGAACCGTTCACCACCACGCCGTTGGTCGGCGGTTCGTAGCTCCCCGAGCTGCCGCGGTAGTCGTTGTAGTTGTCCAGGAACCCGAACGACGCACCGACGTACGCCGCGGCCAGGAACGCCGGCACCGCGACCGCCGCGACGACGTTCAGCGGTACGACGTACCACAGCCACCGCCGGTCCTTCTGGGTCCGGCGACCGATCCAGATCGAGACCGCCGCGCCGGCGATCGCTCCGACCACGGTCACCGAGGCGGCGCCGAACAGCGCGAAGAACCCGCCCGCGCCGATCATGCCGCGCGCGACCCACCAGACCGGTTGGCCGATCGTCACCAGCTCGTGCCGGGCGTTCGGCGGGACCTGGTCGATCCAGCCGCGCACCGCCGTCGCCCACTGCGCGCCTCGCGGGGTGTCCAGGACGATCCGCGGGTCGTTGCCGTGCAACGCCCGTACGCCGAGGAAGGCCGCGACGAACAGCACGCCGAGCCCGAGCAGCCCGAAGAACGCCGTCTCGTCGTGCGACCACGCGAAGATGCTGATGGCAACGAAGAACGGCCCGACCGTGCCGGCGATCAGGCCCCAGCGCAGCGCCTTCCAGCCGGACGCGAGGTAGTCCTGGCTGACCGGCTCGGTGCGTGCCGGATAGCCCGCCGCGGTCCGCAGTTCGTCGGCGTACTGCCGCGGCGTCCCCAGGCGCACCTGCAGGTCGCTCAAGGTCGGCTCGGCGTCGAACTCGCCCGCAACCTCGGTGAGGTGGTCGGTGACGTCCTGGAGCACGTCCTCCAGTTCGCCCGGCGGCAGGTCACTGAGCTCGGCTCGCACCTGCGTCAGGTAGATCGCGACCGCTCCGGTCAGAGTGCTGTTCACGCGGCCTCCTCCTCCAGCAGCACCGACATCGTGTCGGCGAAGTGATTCCAGGTCTTGGTCGATCGGGCCAGCAGCTCGTGGCCGGTCTTGTTCAGCCCGTAGTACTTGCGGTGCGGGCCTTCCTCGCTCGGTTGCACGTACGACGTCAGCGCGCCGGCCTGGAACAGCCGGCGGAGCGTCCCGTACACGGAGGCGTCCGCGACGTCCTCGAGTCCCGCGGCGCGCAGCCGGCGGAGTACGTCGTACCCGTAGCCGTCGGCGTCCCGCAGTACGGCGAGCACTGCGAGATCCAGTACGCCCTTGAGCAGCTGGCTCGTATCCATCGCAACCTCCTCCGGCACCGGCGGTGCTCCGCTGAGAAGACTACTACACATTGTGGAGTACTCCGTTAACCACTCAGACGTTCCGCAATTTCGATCAAGTCCGAGGCGGGGTGATGGGGGCACAGTGGTGGGCATGGCGGATGTGTTCGAGGAGTTCGTGGCGGTGGTCGCGGCCGGTTTGCACGGTCCCGACGGTCCGGTGAACGGAGCGGGGCTGGCAGGACGGGTGCATCTGTCGCGGTTCCACTTCGATCGGGTGATCGGTGCGGTGGCCGGTGAGTCGCCGTTCGCGTTCCGGCGGCGGGTGCTGCTGGAGCGGGCGGCGTACCGGTTGCTGGCCGAGCCGGTCGCCGTACTCGAGGTCGCGATCGAGGCCGGGTACGGGTCGCACGAGGCGTTCACGCGGGCGTTCGCCAGGGCCTATGGGATGTCGCCACGCGAGTGGCGACGGGAAGCGTCGCGGGTGTTCTTCCTCGCGGCGCCCAGTGGAGTGCATTTCCAGCCGCCGGCCGGGCTCCGGCTGCCGGCACGTCGAAAGGTGAGAGGCATGGACGTACTTGTCAGGATGGTCGAGCACCACGTGTGGCTGACCGGCGAGATGATCGAACGCGGCGCGCGCCTGGACGCCGCCACCTTGGATCGGCCGATCGAGCTGTCCGTCGAAGGAATCGACGACGACATCTCGATCCGCTACCTACTGGACCGCCTGGTCTGGCAGGAGGAGATGTGGCTGGCGTCCGTCGAGGACCGCCCGTTCCAGGTTCCCGAGTGCGGCCGCCAGGTCGTCACCCCGATCCCCGAACTCCGCACCCGCCACGCCGACGCCGGCGCCCGCTTCGTGGCCCTGGTCAACCAACTCAACGAAGAAGGCCGCTTCGACGAAAGCTTCGTAGACACCACCTGCGAACCCCCGCGCGTCTTCACCTACGGCGGCATGGTCGCCCACGTCCTGACCTTCGCAGCCCACCGCAGATCCCTCCTGGTCGGAGCCTTCCACACAGCCAACATCACCGACCTCTCCTTCGGCGACCCCATGCACTTCGTAGCCGAAGGCAACTAATCATTCGAGCCGTGGGTCAGGCGGCTAGGGGATGGTGGCGGATGTGGAGGTCCTCGGCGATGCGGGCGACGACGGTGTGGGGGATGTTCAGGAGGTCGTAGGCGGTGAAGACGCGGACCAGCCAGCCGCCCGCGGTGTCGGTGATCACGTAGCCGATCTGAGGTTCGGGGAGGCCGCCGAAGACGATCAGCAGGCGGAGCAAGGATTCCATCGGGGAGTCCACGCCGCCGCGCACGAGCCCTGCGGCTTCGCGGGCGAGTCGGACGCCTCGTACGCCGATCGCCGCGGCCCCCGCCTCGACCAGGTGGTGCGGCTCGACGTCGGTACGCCGTACCAGAGAGTCTCCCGCCGCGACGAGCTTGGTGAGATCGCAGGACGGCGCCAGGTCGAGGAAGGTGTCGCGCTGGACCGTCACGTGTACGACGTCGTCGGCACGGTCGTTGGCGGTCCATAGGCTCAATGCGGTCTCGTGGCTCACCACCGCACCAGGCGTCAACAGGAGCGCGGCCTCGGCCTGCAACCGGGGCGTGACGGCAACCTTCCCGTCGACGTACACCGGCCCCAGCACCTGCGGTACCGCGTGCCGCGCAGCACGCCTCGCGAGATCCCGGACGCCTGGGCGTCCGCCACCGTGAACAACACTCCACCATTGTCCCGATTTCCCGACCCCACGACGTCCGTTATCCACAGCCCCGGCCAATCGTGGCGAATGGCTCTGGACCCATTCATCGAGTCGTGGATCGTGGCTGGTTCGCACAGCCCATCTTCACGACTCGGTGGGTGGGGGAGTTTTAGTTCTTGGGGTCGTGGAGGTTGGGGCGTTGGGTGGGGGTTTTGATCTGGACGTTGATGGTGGGGAGTTGGGTGGGGGCGGTCAGTTTGCCTGAGGAGACTGGGATGTTGAGTTTGCTGCCGGCCAGGTCGATGTCGATGGAGGCGCCGGTGTTGTTGGGGGCGGTCCATTCGGTGTCGGACAGGGTGATGGCCAGTCCGACGATGCGGCCCTTGGGGATGATCTGGTCCTGGGCGCGGAGGGGGACGTTGACGGTGGTCCACTGGCCGGGCTTGAGCGGGGTCGGCTTCGAGAGCGACTTGCTGTGGGCGGCGTCGATCCAGCCGCGGCTGACGATGCCGTGATCGCTCTGGGTGGTGACCTTGTCGACGGTGTAGTAGCAGCTGTCGTCGTAGTCGGTGCTCGAGCCTTCACAGGTGCTTTCGTCGGTACGGCGGACGCCGGAGTACCGCGCGGCTTCGCCGTACTCGACGAGCCTGGCGGTGATCGGTGTCGTCGCCGAGTCGGACTTCAGGCGGAGCGTGACCGACGGCGTGCCGCTGATCCGCAGCGGTGCGGTGAGCGGTGCGGACAAGAACATCTGCCGCCCCGCGATCACCTCCGACGGGTCCGCGACGATGTCGTCCTCGGTCAGGTCGGGATCGTCGGTGACCATCACCGAACCCTTGCCGGCGGCCCCTAGTCTGCCGGCCGAGAGCGGCACCGACACCGGGCGGTTCACGGCCGGCCAGGTCTTGTAGTCTCGCCACACGTCGGGCGTCGTCTCGACCGAGACCATCGGCTCCTTCATGACGCCGTTCTGCAGGCCCTGCAGCCAGTAGTCGAACCACTTGTGCAGTTCGTCCACCCACTCGTCGCGCCGGAACTCGAACGGATCCACGTGGTCCTCGAGACCGAGCCACAGCTTGCGCGGCACGTTGTTCCGCGACAGCGCCGACCACCACTGCGAGAAGTGGTTGGTCTGCACGTTGTAGTCGCTGAGCCCGTGCGTCATGAAGACCGACGCCTTCACCTTCGAGGCGTTCTTCGTGTAGTCGCGCTCGGCCCAGAACGACGTGTAGTCGCCGGTCTCGTCGTCGTCGTTGTCGCCGAGCTCGCCGCGGACCTCGTCGCAGGCCGCGCTGTCGTGACCGACGTACCCGCCGAGCCAGGGCATGTAGTCGTCCGAGTACGGTACGCCGCCGGACCGGGTGTAGTCGTACCACGACGAGATCGCCGAGATCGGCACGATCGTCTTCAGGCCCTTCACCCCGGTCGCCGCGACACCGTTCGCGAGCGTCCCGTCGTACGACTTGCCGATCATCCCGACCGCGCCGGTCGTCCAGGACGCCTTCACCAGTTGGCCGCCGGCGGTGTGCGCGGTGTTGCGGCCGTTCAGCCAGTCGATCACGTCGACGACGGACTGGATCTCGTCCCGGCCGCCGACGTCGCCGCAGCCGGTGGAGCGGCCGGTGCCGACGATGTCCACGCCGACCATCGCGTAGCCGCGGGGGACGAAGTAGTTGTCGTAGTACAACGGCATCTTCCGGATCACGCCGTCGCCGTCGTACGTCTTCTTCTCGCTCTCGTTGCCGCGTCCGCAGCAGGAGTAGTACGGCGAGGCGTCCATGATGACCGGGATCTTCCTGCCGGTGAGGGCAGTCTCGCTCGGCCGGACGATGTCGACCGCGATCACGTCGTCCTGGCCGTCGCTGTCGGTGTCCATCGTGGTGTCGACGTACACCGACTCGCGGATCGCGTTCGCGTAGTCGTAGACCGGCTGCGTGCTCTTGGTGCGCGTGTCGACGTGCTGCGGCACACTGGCAGCAGCCGGGGTCGGCGTACCGGGCCCGTCCGGGATCTGAGCAGCCATGGCCGGACCGGTGAGGGTGGTGAGGCTGAGCACGGCGGACGAGACCAGGATCGTCACCCTGGCGTGGACGGTCCTCATGGCTGGGAAGGCTAGTCACTCCCGCGCCGCAAAGCCAGGTTCTGACCGGATTGGCAGCGACCTGCCCGATACTCAGCGTGAGAACGGGTGATTCGGTAGGGTGACCGCCACCGCCCCCGGGGGGACGCACGAAAGGGTAGGCCAGTGAATCTGCGAGCACCGGTGACATTGCTGGACGTGGCGCAGCGTGCGGGTGTGTCGGTCGCGACCGCCTCCCGCGTGCTGAACGGCGGGGATCGAGTGCCCCGTCCAGAGCTGCAGGAACGGGTCAAGGCCGCCGCCGACGAGCTCGGCTACACGCCGAACGCGCAGGCGCAGGCGTTGGCCAAGTCGTCGACGAACCTGGTCGGCATCCTGGTCCACGACATCGAGGACCCGTACTTCGCCGCGATCGCGAACGGCGTGATGCGCGCCGCGGACGAGCGCAACCTGCTGGTGATGATGGCCAGCACGTTCCGGGACTCGGACCGCGAGATCGCCTACCTGTCGTCGTTGCGCGCGCAACGAGCCCGGGCCGCGGTGATGATCGGCAGCCGGCGGACCGACAGCGAGAGCCTGGCGCGGACGGCGACCGAGGTGGAGACGTTCCTCAACTCCGGCGCGGGTCTCGCCCTGGTCAGTCAGTCCGGGATGCCGGCGCACACCGTTGAACCGGACAACCGTTCGGGGTCGGCGGATCTGGCCCGCGAACTCGTCGGGCTCGGCTGGCGGAAGTTCGCCGTACTGGGTGGGCCGGAGAGCCTGGCGACCGCACGGGACCGGCGGGCCGGGTTCGTCGCGGGCCTGGCCGAGGCAGGGCTGCAGCCGGTGGCGGTCGAGTCCGGTGACTTCACGCGCGACGGTGGGTACGCCGCCGCGGAGCAGCTGCTCGACCGCAAGGCCGATGTGGACTGTCTGTTCGCGGTGAACGACGTGATGGCGGTCGGCGCGATGTCGGCGTTGCGGGCGCGCGGTGTCGACGTACCGGGCCGGCTCGGTGTCGCCGGGTTCGACGACATCGCGACGCTGCGGGACGTGTGGCCGGGGCTGACGACCGTACGGCTGCCGCTGGAGCAGATGGGCCGCCGTGCGCTGGAGCTCGCCATCGAGGGCGGCGACGCGACGACCGAGACGTTCAAGGCGGAAGTAGTACTGCGGGAGAGCACCGCACGGGGCTGAAATATGCTCGCCGGGTGACCGTCTCCGAGATCTTCGACCCGTCGGCCTGGAAGCAGGTGGACGGCTTCGAGCTGACCGACATCACGTACCACCGCGCGGTCGACGCCGGTGTGGTGCGGATCGCCTTCAACCGGCCCGAGGTGCGCAACGCGTTCCGGCCGCAGACCGTCGACGAGCTGTACCGCGTGCTGGACCACGCCCGGATGTCCACCGACGTCGGCTGCGTGCTGCTCACCGGCAACGGCCCGTCGCCGAAGGACGGCGGCTGGGCGTTCTGCTCGGGCGGCGACCAGCGGATCCGCGGCAAGGACGGCTACAAGTACGCCGAGGGTACGACGGCCGACTCCATCGACCCGGCGCGCGCGGGCCGGCTGCACATCCTCGAGGTACAACGGCTGATCCGCTTCATGTCGAAGGTCGTGATCTGCGTCGTTCCCGGCTGGGCCGCGGGTGGCGGGCACAGCCTGCACGTGGTCGCGGACCTCACGCTGGCGTCCGCGGAGCACGCGAAGTTCAAGCAGACGGACGCGGACGTGGCGTCGTTCGACGGCGGGTTCGGCTCGGCGTACCTGGCGCGGCAGGTCGGGCAGAAGTTCGCCCGCGAGATCTTCTTCCTCGGCGACGAGTACTCCGCCGAGGACGCGTACCGGATGGGCATGGTCAACAAGGTCGTGCCGCACGCCGAGCTCGAAGCGGTGGCGCTGGCGTGGGGCAAGAAGATCTGCGCGAAGTCGCCGACCGCCCAGCGGATGCTGAAGTACGCGTTCAACCTGATCGACGACGGGCTCGTCGGGCAGCAGTTGTTCGCCGGTGAGGCGACCCGCCTCGCCTACGGCACCGACGAGGCGGCCGAGGGCCGCGACGCGTTTCTCGAGAAGCGCGATCCCGACTGGTCGCCGTACCCCTACGCCTTCTAACACCGTTGGGTGGTTAGTTAGCAGAAAAATATGCGCGAACTGATGACAGTTCGCGGTAAACGACTTACCGTCGGGCGTTATGAACAATCTCTCCCGCCGTGGGTTGCTTGCTGGTGCCGGTGCTGTCGTCGTTGCCGGAGCTGTGGGTGCGCCCGCCTCCGCCAATCCGTTCACCCTGACTCCCACGCGGCGTTTCGCGCTCGACGGGCCGGGCGGCGAGGTGTTCCGCAGCAAGCCGCTGGCCGACGTGACGGTCATGCAGTCGATCGCCTTCGACAGCGCGAACCAGCGGCTCTTCACCGGGCAGCTGCGGGCCGGATCGCCTGCCAGCAGTGGTGATCTCACGCTGACGCAGCTCACGCTCGCCGGCGACGTCGTCGGGCACATGTACCTGAGCGGGTTCGGCCACGCGGTCTCGATCGGGGCGGAGACCGTCGGGCGTACGACGTACCTCTGGACCGAGACCGACGTCGACACGGCGAACGCGCGCGGCCGGCAGATCGCCCGCTTCCGTTGGCAGGACGGCGCGACGCTGACGAAGGACTCCCCGGGGCTCCGCAGCTGGAAGCCGGTCGCGGACGGCGCCGTGTTCACGCCGTCCGTGGATCAGCGGCACGGCCGGATCGGGATCCGGCACACGCTGGCGGACGGGTTCCACATCAACGTGTACTCGCTGGCCGCGGCGCGCGCCGGGGACTTCTCGCGGGTGCTCGCGACGTTCAAACAGCCCGCGATGACAGCGGGCATCGACTTCCAGGGCTGGGCGCTGTACGGCTCGTACGTCTACCTGTGGGAAGGCGAGGCGTACGCCGGTACGCCTGATCCCGCGGTGGCGACGTCGTGGCTCTGGACGTACGACATCACCAAGGGCGAGGTCGTCGAGTCCGTGAAGATCGTGGACGGCGCCGACCTGGTCTACCGCGAGGCCGAGGGCGTCGGGGTGTACGTCGATCGCTTCGGCTGCCCGCGACTCTGCTTCGGCTTCGCCTCCGGCGTGACGGGCGACCGTCGCGCAAACCTGTTCTATCGCAGCAGATTGGTCTAATGCCCATGGACAATTTGTCCCGTCGTGGGTTGCTGACAGGTGCCGGCGCATTAGTTGCCGCAGGCACCCTCGGCGTACCCGCGGCCACCGCCCGGACCCTGTCCCTCCCGACCTCCAAGCGCTTCAAGATGAGCGCGACGACCAACGAGTTCTTCCGCAGCAAGCCGTTGTGGGGACCGACGGTCATGCAGTCGTTCGCCTTCGACACCCCGAACAACCGCCTCTTCACCGGCCAGTTGCGGTCCGGTACGCCGGCCAACAGCGGTGACCTCACCCTCAGCCAACTCAACTTCTCCGGCACTGTGCTCGGTCACATGTACCTGACCGGGTTCGGCCATGCGGTCTCGATCGGCGCCGAGGCCGTCGGGAGTACGACGTACATCTGGACCGAGACCGATGTCGACACGGCCAACGGGCGCGGGCGGCAGATCGCCCGGTTCCCGTGGCAGAACGGCGCGACGCTGACGTCTTCGTCGGTGACGAAGTGGAAACCGGTGTCGAGCGGCAGTGTCTTCACACCGGCTGTGGATCAACGCTTCAACCAGCTCGGCGTACGTCACTCGTTGTCGGGCGGCATGCACATCAACGTCTACTCGCTGGCGGCCGCCCGCAGCGGTGATTTCTCGACGGTGCTGGCGTCCTTCAAACAGCCGGCGCTGACGGCCGGCATCGACTTCCAGGGCTGGGCTTTGTACGGCGCGTACGCGTACTTCTGGGAAGGCGAGGCCTACCCAGGCGAGCCCGACGAAACCAAGGCAACGTCCAAACTCTGGTGCTACGACATCAACGCCGGCCAGTTGGTCGACTCCTTCCTGACCCTGGCCGGCAAAAGCCTCACCTACCGGGAACCAGAAGGCATGGCCGTCTACGGCTCCACCGACGCCACGGCCCGCCTGTACTTCGGCTTCGCATCAGGAGTAGTCGGCGACCGCCGAGCCAACCTCTTCTACCGCAACACCCTCGTCTGAGTTACTGGGCGACGCCGTAGAGGCGATCGCCGGCGTCGCCCAGGCCGGGGACGATGTAGCCCTTTTCGTTCAGGTGGGAGTCCATACCGGCGATGACGAGGTTGCACGGTACGTCGAGGTGGGTGAGTTCGTTCTCGACGCGCTTGACGCCCTCGGGGGCGGCGAGCAGGCAGATCGCGGTGATGTGGTCGGCGCCGCGGTCGACCAGGAACTGGATCGCCGCCGCGAGCGTGCCGCCGGTGGCGAGCATCGGGTCGAGGACGTAGCACTGGCGTCCGGACAGGTCCTCCGGGAGGCGTTCGGCGTACGTCGACGCGGTCAGGGTCTCCTCGTTGCGGACCATGCCGAGGAACCCGACCTCCGCGGTCGGGAGCAGCCGGGTCATGCCGTCGAGCATGCCGAGACCGGCGCGCAGGATCGGGACGACGAGCGGCTTCGGCGCGGCGAGCTTCACGCCCTGCGCTTCCGCGACAGGGGTCTGCACGGTGACCGGACCGGTCCGCACGTCCCGGGTCGCCTCGTAGGCGAGCAGCGTGACGAGCTCGTCGGTCAGCCGCCGGAACGTGGGTGAGTCCGTGTGCTCGTCGCGCAGCGCGGTGAGCTTGTGGGCGACGAGCGGGTGGTCCACGACGAGGATCTGCATAAGGCCGAACGGTACCGTCGGCGATTCGCGGCGGGAAAGCGCGCTCGCTGTCAGACTTGAAACTGCATTGGATTCGCCCTGTTCGCCCACCAGGGAGTAGTTCGATGACCGAGAAGACGCCCGAGCAGCTCGAACGGCTGCGGCGCCGTGCCGCCTTTCTGCGCGAGCTCGACGAAGCGCGCGCCCTCCGCGACCGGATCGCGCCCCGGCGGGCCCGCGTCCGGCAGTTGCGCGAGGCGATGCGCAGAGCGACCTACCATCACTGACCGTTGACCGGTGTTGGCGGATCTGATATCGGCTTGAGATCGCCGGGACGCCGCCGGTCTGGGACGATGATGCGGTGTCTGATGCCACGGTTACCGACCTGGACTTCGCGGTCGCTGCGTACACCGAGGACGGGAACTGGACCGTCACGCCGCTGGTACTGCGCGGTGAGCCCGATCTGTCCACGCTGGTGTCCGCGCTCCTCAGGTATCCCGGTGAGGCCGGGGTGCTCGGCATGGTGTCGGTCGACGAGGACTTCTTCGTCCTGGTCCGGGTGCTGGGCGGTCGCGCTCGGCTGCTGATCTCCGATGTGACCGCCGCGACCGAGTGGCCCCTGGCCCGGCAGGTCGTGGACGAGCTCGACATCCCGCTGGCCGATGACGACGACGAGCAGGTGCCGGCCGGCGACCTGGCGATCATCGCCGACCTCGGGATGGCCGCGATGGACCTCGGTGCACTGTGCGACGACGTCGACCTCTACCCCGAGGAGATGCTCGAGGAGATCGCCGACACGCTTGGCTTCGGCAACCAGTTCCACGACGCGATCGAAGCCGTTGGCTAGCCCGATCCTGCGGCAGGCGTGGTCGCGGTTGATGACGCTGGCCCTCGAGGAGGCCGAGCGGGCGTTGCCCGACGTACCGATCGGGGCTCTCGTGGTGGACGAGGGCGGGGAGATCATCGGGCGCGGTCACAACGAGCGTGAGGCGACCGGTGATCCGACCGCGCACGCCGAGGTGCTCGCGATCCGCGACGCGGCCCGGCACGTCGGCGAGTGGCGG
This Kribbella sp. NBC_00482 DNA region includes the following protein-coding sequences:
- a CDS encoding LacI family DNA-binding transcriptional regulator encodes the protein MNLRAPVTLLDVAQRAGVSVATASRVLNGGDRVPRPELQERVKAAADELGYTPNAQAQALAKSSTNLVGILVHDIEDPYFAAIANGVMRAADERNLLVMMASTFRDSDREIAYLSSLRAQRARAAVMIGSRRTDSESLARTATEVETFLNSGAGLALVSQSGMPAHTVEPDNRSGSADLARELVGLGWRKFAVLGGPESLATARDRRAGFVAGLAEAGLQPVAVESGDFTRDGGYAAAEQLLDRKADVDCLFAVNDVMAVGAMSALRARGVDVPGRLGVAGFDDIATLRDVWPGLTTVRLPLEQMGRRALELAIEGGDATTETFKAEVVLRESTARG
- the upp gene encoding uracil phosphoribosyltransferase produces the protein MQILVVDHPLVAHKLTALRDEHTDSPTFRRLTDELVTLLAYEATRDVRTGPVTVQTPVAEAQGVKLAAPKPLVVPILRAGLGMLDGMTRLLPTAEVGFLGMVRNEETLTASTYAERLPEDLSGRQCYVLDPMLATGGTLAAAIQFLVDRGADHITAICLLAAPEGVKRVENELTHLDVPCNLVIAGMDSHLNEKGYIVPGLGDAGDRLYGVAQ
- a CDS encoding tRNA adenosine deaminase-associated protein is translated as MSDATVTDLDFAVAAYTEDGNWTVTPLVLRGEPDLSTLVSALLRYPGEAGVLGMVSVDEDFFVLVRVLGGRARLLISDVTAATEWPLARQVVDELDIPLADDDDEQVPAGDLAIIADLGMAAMDLGALCDDVDLYPEEMLEEIADTLGFGNQFHDAIEAVG
- a CDS encoding phage baseplate protein gives rise to the protein MNNLSRRGLLAGAGAVVVAGAVGAPASANPFTLTPTRRFALDGPGGEVFRSKPLADVTVMQSIAFDSANQRLFTGQLRAGSPASSGDLTLTQLTLAGDVVGHMYLSGFGHAVSIGAETVGRTTYLWTETDVDTANARGRQIARFRWQDGATLTKDSPGLRSWKPVADGAVFTPSVDQRHGRIGIRHTLADGFHINVYSLAAARAGDFSRVLATFKQPAMTAGIDFQGWALYGSYVYLWEGEAYAGTPDPAVATSWLWTYDITKGEVVESVKIVDGADLVYREAEGVGVYVDRFGCPRLCFGFASGVTGDRRANLFYRSRLV
- a CDS encoding 1,4-dihydroxy-2-naphthoyl-CoA synthase, which produces MTVSEIFDPSAWKQVDGFELTDITYHRAVDAGVVRIAFNRPEVRNAFRPQTVDELYRVLDHARMSTDVGCVLLTGNGPSPKDGGWAFCSGGDQRIRGKDGYKYAEGTTADSIDPARAGRLHILEVQRLIRFMSKVVICVVPGWAAGGGHSLHVVADLTLASAEHAKFKQTDADVASFDGGFGSAYLARQVGQKFAREIFFLGDEYSAEDAYRMGMVNKVVPHAELEAVALAWGKKICAKSPTAQRMLKYAFNLIDDGLVGQQLFAGEATRLAYGTDEAAEGRDAFLEKRDPDWSPYPYAF
- a CDS encoding phage baseplate protein, whose product is MPMDNLSRRGLLTGAGALVAAGTLGVPAATARTLSLPTSKRFKMSATTNEFFRSKPLWGPTVMQSFAFDTPNNRLFTGQLRSGTPANSGDLTLSQLNFSGTVLGHMYLTGFGHAVSIGAEAVGSTTYIWTETDVDTANGRGRQIARFPWQNGATLTSSSVTKWKPVSSGSVFTPAVDQRFNQLGVRHSLSGGMHINVYSLAAARSGDFSTVLASFKQPALTAGIDFQGWALYGAYAYFWEGEAYPGEPDETKATSKLWCYDINAGQLVDSFLTLAGKSLTYREPEGMAVYGSTDATARLYFGFASGVVGDRRANLFYRNTLV